Proteins from a single region of Trichoderma asperellum chromosome 3, complete sequence:
- a CDS encoding uncharacterized protein (EggNog:ENOG41~TransMembrane:1 (o189-208i)), whose translation MKIQDRTFIISGGASGLGKSTALEIIKSGGFVAILDLSDEEAGRALEKELGPSAKFFHCNVIKTESISKAVQGTVDWIKETGKPLGGVIPAAGIGLPAATLDRNGDAFDLDQVDLVLGVNLRGTIDLIRQSVVHLAKVDPEGPDGERGVVIMVSSSSAFDGQYGQVSYAASKGAVASMALPMSRDLARYGIRVVAIAPSLFTTALTAMMNDRVRKSLEASFIFPNRAGNPPEFSSLVKHIIENPMFNGAVIRLDGASRLSKL comes from the exons ATGAAGATCCAAGATCGCACTTTCATCATCTCGGGCGGCGCGTCGGGCCTAGGCAAAAGCACCGCCCTTGAAATCATCAAATCCGGCGGCTTCGTCGCGATCCTCGACTTATCCGATGAAGAAGCCGGGCGAGCTCTGGAAAAGGAGCTTGGGCCCTCAGCCAAGTTCTTCCATTGCAATGTGATAAAGACTGAGAGCATTTCAAAGGCTGTTCAAGGCACGGTGGATTGGATCAAGGAGACTGGAAAGCCGCTCGGCGGTGTGATTCCAGCAGCCGGCATTGGCCTCCCAGCAGCC ACCCTTGATCGGAACGGCGATGCCTTCGACTTGGATCAAGTTGACCTCGTCCTAGGCGTCAATCTCAGGGGTACCATCGATCTCATCCGCCAATCTGTGGTGCATCTCGCCAAGGTCGATCCCGAAGGCCCGGATGGTGAGCGCGGCGTCGTCATCATGGTCAGCAGCTCAAGCGCCTTCGATGGCCAATACGGCCAAGTCAGCTATGCAGCCAGCAAGGGAGCCGTCGCGTCAATGGCACTGCCCATGTCTCGAGATTTGGCTCGCTACGGCATTCGCGTCGTCGCAATCGCTCCCAGCTTGTTTACAACTGCCTTGACGGCTATGATGAACGACAGGGTGCGGAAAAGTCTCGAAGCTTCGTTCATCTTTCCCAACAGAGCGGGCAACCCGCCTGAGTTCTCCTCTTTG GTCAAGCACATTATTGAGAATCCCATGTTTAACGGGGCTGTCATTCGACTAGATGGGGCATCAAGGTTGAGCAAGTTGTAA
- a CDS encoding uncharacterized protein (EggNog:ENOG41) yields MPDPPHPVTDSKSLCNGHLLKIDAHVTGSRPLVISTGDNAPTGSISLASNVLQELTSIEKTQVKYECMTQTDGCYELCIGEGCQIPRWRIGSVILYNICTETFATSVAADSVSAAMTEAISMWGEIKGVVFKEVGRDDPATFRIKYKKSHSSHPNVYAKSFLPRECPSSLVVYQKALENTSYLANILAHELGHIWGLRHEFAPEKEKYLPSVRIGSENRQSIMNYFDDLSKLQVGEQDRKELAAFYAHGQAKYEGLLIVNITAPLHTW; encoded by the coding sequence ATGCCAGACCCGCCCCACCCAGTCACTGACAGCAAATCGCTGTGCAATGGCCATCTATTAAAGATTGATGCACATGTAACTGGAAGCCGCCCATTGGTAATCAGCACCGGCGATAACGCACCCACTGGCTCCATTTCTCTAGCCTCCAATGTTCTTCAGGAGTTGACTTCTATTGAGAAAACGCAAGTCAAATATGAATGCATGACACAAACGGACGGCTGTTATGAACTGTGCATTGGGGAGGGCTGCCAAATACCGCGATGGCGCATTGGTTCGGTGATTCTTTACAACATCTGCACAGAAACTTTTGCAACTTCTGTTGCGGCGGACTCAGTTTCTGCTGCAATGACAGAAGCAATATCAATGTGGGGGGAAATCAAGGGTGTGGTTTTTAAGGAAGTTGGCCGCGACGATCCAGCCACATTTCGGATTAAATACAAGAAAAGCCACAGCAGCCACCCTAATGTTTACGCCAAGTCTTTCCTCCCCAGAGAGTGCCCGAGCAGCCTGGTTGTTTATCAAAAGGCTTTGGAGAACACTAGCTACTTGGCCAACATTCTTGCTCACGAGCTTGGTCACATCTGGGGCCTCCGTCACGAGTTTGCACCCGAAAAAGAGAAGTATTTGCCTTCTGTTCGCATTGGAAGCGAGAATCGTCAATCTATTATGAATTATTTCGACGATCTGAGCAAACTCCAAGTTGGTGAACAGGACCGCAAAGAGTTGGCAGCATTTTATGCGCATGGCCAGGCAAAGTACGAGGGCCTgctaatagttaatattacgGCCCCCTTACACACGTGGTAA
- a CDS encoding uncharacterized protein (EggNog:ENOG41~TransMembrane:1 (i305-330o)) has product MDMAHEKRQETSKSAFDAPCSIFERKCPRCQPGLEQNDAGQSQNICSAPNHGIITSAGLSSQTSAAFCVPEGVAHSYNVCITEEGAEGEVRVGWKGYATRWKKGSVLRYIVCAETFPSLELAELTAREAAKAALMWQNIGVRFKKVGRDEKATFAIKYRIVPHDCRPDVYASAFFPGTSPGELFVYQLALKPSDVRFLANILAHEFGHILGLRHEFAVKPSFLWGEANDRSVMNYFSDLIQLQVGEQDRKDLATYYECEAGQYERLSITDIEPRVFRFPCVNKKYDINRYRSTRKRLYLKQFTQILLSLAFIRFCYDFAIFVSLACRAFFLG; this is encoded by the coding sequence ATGGATATGGCCCATGAGAAACGTCAAGAGACTTCTAAATCTGCTTTTGATGCCCCTTGCTCAATCTTTGAGAGAAAGTGTCCTCGCTGCCAGCCTGGGTTAGAGCAAAATGATGCTGGTCAGAGCCAAAATATCTGTTCAGCCCCCAACCATGGAATCATTACCTCAGCTGGGCTCTCTTCCCAAACATCTGCTGCTTTCTGCGTCCCAGAGGGTGTAGCTCATAGCTACAATGTGTGTATCACCGAAGAAGGTGCAGAGGGAGAAGTGCGCGTTGGATGGAAAGGCTATGCAACTCGTTGGAAGAAAGGCTCCGTGCTGAGGTATATCGTTTGCGCAGAGACTTTTCCAAGCCTCGAATTGGCAGAGTTGACAGCGCGTGAGGCGGCAAAAGCAGCTTTGATGTGGCAAAATATCGGCGTTCGTTTCAAAAAGGTTGGTCGTGATGAGAAAGCTACATTCGCAATAAAGTATCGCATTGTGCCACACGATTGCAGGCCGGACGTCTACGCTAGTGCTTTCTTCCCAGGGACCTCGCCTGGCGAATTATTTGTGTATCAGCTAGCACTGAAGCCTTCCGATGTTCGCTTCTTGGCTAACATTCTCGCTCATGAATTTGGTCATATTCTGGGTCTCCGCCATGAGTTTGCAGTTAaaccctcttttctctgggGCGAAGCGAATGATCGATCGGTCATGAATTATTTCAGCGATTTGATTCAGCTTCAAGTAGGAGAGCAAGATCGCAAAGACTTGGCGACGTATTATGAATGCGAGGCAGGTCAATACGAAAGGCTCTCGATAACTGATATCGAACCACGGGTATTCCGATTTCCCTGCGTCAATAAGAAATATGATATTAATCGCTATCGATCGACACGAAAACGATTATATCTGAAGCAATTTACGCAGATTTTGTTGTCATTGGCTTTTATCCGCTTTTGTTATGACTTTGCGATATTTGTTTCCTTGGCATGTCGCGCTTTTTTCCTTGGATGA